The proteins below come from a single Triticum aestivum cultivar Chinese Spring chromosome 5D, IWGSC CS RefSeq v2.1, whole genome shotgun sequence genomic window:
- the LOC123125939 gene encoding probable calcium-binding protein CML18 — protein MCQAARVCHNNGLVASVSSLLISFVIKPLAKNAILTGRSVLALLAGDGTGNASAAAAPRGQHCEECAARDGARLSSSDAAAVMATLGLVPRRRGSDDDDDDGMVVCGGCEAMGVVEEVAWGSKEAGEAELREAFGVFDRDGDGLVSAAELWGVLRRLGMTEGARYEDCARMVAAAAARHGGVDGGLGFPEFKAMMEHAV, from the coding sequence ATGTGCCAAGCCGCGAGAGTGTGCCACAACAATGGCCTGGTCGCGTCGGTGTCGTCTCTCCTGATCTCGTTCGTCATCAAGCCCCTGGCCAAGAACGCCATCCTCACGGGCAGGAGCGTCCtcgccctcctcgccggcgacggCACCGGCAACGCCAGCGCCGCGGCCGCTCCACGTGGGCAGCATTGCGAGGAGTGCGCCGCGAGGGACGGCGCGCGCCTGTCCAGCTCCGACGCGGCGGCGGTCATGGCGACCCTGGGCCTGGTTCCACGCCGGCGAGGcagtgacgacgacgacgacgacgggatggttgtgtgtggcggGTGCGAGGCGATGGGGGTGGTGGAGGAGGTGGCGTGGGGGAGCAAGGAGGCCGGGGAGGCGGAGCTGCGGGAGGCGTTCGGGGTGTTCGACCGGGACGGGGACGGGCTGGTGAGCGCGGCGGAGCTGTGGGGCGTGCTGCGGAGGCTCGGCATGACCGAGGGCGCCAGGTACGAGGACTGCGCCAGGATggtcgccgccgcagccgcccgccaCGGCGGCGTGGACGGGGGGCTCGGGTTCCCCGAGTTCAAAGCCATGATGGAGCACGCGGTTTAA